In Nitrospirota bacterium, the DNA window CGAGGGGTATCAGGCAGTTTTCAGAAACTAATGGAGACATTAGGGGCACTCGCTCCGCTTCTCTCTGAGTATCCTAATTTCGAGCTTGGAATAAACACTGTCTTTTGCAGTGCAAACGAAGATGATATGGATGAGCTCATCTCTTTTGTAATGGGTCTTGAGCCTATAAAAACACACACAATCTCCCTGATAAGAGGGAATGTAAAGGACAATGCCTATAAGGCAGTGGATATCGAGAAATACCTCAGGGCATCTATGAGGTTGGAGGAAAACCTGAAAAACAAGAAATCCCCTATATATAGGTTCCATGGCTCAAGAGTTAAATCGGCACAGGATATCCTTCAGAGAAGGCTCATATACAGAACCGTTACAGAGGACAGCCAGATAATCCCCTGCTATGCAGGAAGGCTTAATGTCACCATGACAGAGGAAGGAGAGGTATTTCCCTGTGAGGAATTCGATTATAAAATAGGAAATATAAGAGACTCTAACTATGACATAAAAACCCTTCTTAAATCCCCTGAGGCAAAAAAAATCATCTCTGATATCTCGAAAAACAAATGTCATTGCTCGCATGAATGCTATATGATGACGAATATCCTTTTTAATCTAAGAAAATACCCTGAGCTTCTTAAGGAATATCTTCAGGTTTAGGTCTCTTCTTAGGCTGAGGACCGTGCCCTTTCCATAGATGAAAGAGGCTTTTAAAGGCTTTGACGGCTATCTTAAGGTCATTCATATTTCTCATTTCAAGGAGTCTCTTAAGGATAAACGATGGTCTTGAATAGAACTTTTTGAAGGCTATTTGTCTCAACCTGATAATCTCCTGTTTTGTCATTGTAAAGGGGACAAATGCCGCACCCTGATATGTAAAGTCCGTTAGGTCATTTGAGAGGGTGCCGTATTTTTCGAGGTTATCGTAAAGGTATGAGCCTGGGAAAGGGGTTATTGCATGGAAGTTTGCCATATCAGGGTTAAGCTTGATTGCAAACTCAATGGTTTTCAAGCCTTCCTCGAATGTCTCACCGGGGATGCCAAACATAAACGGAGTGCTGACTTTAAGTCCAACATCCTTTGCAAAACTCACAGCTTGCTTAATCTGCTCTATGGTTGTTCCTTTTCTTATGGCGTTTAGGTTTTTCTGTATACCGCTTTCAGCTCCAAAAAGCACTGCCCAACAGCCTGCATCCTTGAATGCCCTTAGAAGGGGCTTGTCAGCCTGATTCACACACAGAGAGGCAAACCATGTGAAGTCAAGCCTTCTTAAGCGTATCTCCTCTGCTATCTCCATTGCCCTTCCTCTGTCTCCTGCAAAGGTATCATCGAGGAATTTTATTTCCCTATATCCCTGCTTAAGGCATAGCTCTATCTCATCCATAACATTTCCAACACCTCGGTAGCGGATTCCCGTGTTTCGCTCTTTATCTATCTGAAAACAGAATATACACCTTCTGTTACAGCCCCTTGAGGTAATCATTACTGCAACCGGTCTTCTCCTATATGTAGCAGGTGGCGGGATGTAGAGGTTTGTATCTCCAAGAAGCTCTCTTTTTGGAAACGGAATCGAATCGAGGTTTCCGATAAGCGGTCTATCGGGGTTCACCTGAACTTTAGTATTACTCTTAAATGCAATACCCTGAACGCCTTCGAGGCTCCTGCCCTGCTCAAGCCTATTAAGCATTTCTACAAGGGTAAGCTCTCCCTCGCCTGTAACAACTGCATCTATGTCCAAGGAGAGGCATTGCTCCCTTTTTGCTATTGGATAAGGACCACCAACTGCAATAAAGATATTCCTGTTAATCTTCTTAATGTCTTTGGCTGTACTCAAAGCCTTTAGCCAGCCAAATGCAGTTGAGTAAAGACCAACGAATTCGGGCTTATAATCCTCTACCTCTTTGAGTATCTCTTCATGGCTTCTAAATGCCCCATTAAGGAACCTGACCTCATGTCCTTCTTTGATGAGGCATGAGGCTACATAGAGGGTTCCCAATGGTTGCCAGTAGTTTATCTGTGACTGAACTGTTTTTGAGGAAAATATCTCCTCGGGTCGCCACGAAGGTATAATAAGAGCGCACCTCATAGGGAAGCGGCTTCTATACCGGATTCGATGGCATGGTCCATGTTGTAATATCTAAACAGTCCGCCTCTTCCTATTATGTGAAGGTTTTTGAATCCATCGAGGTAGCTTATTATATTTTTCACATGCATGTCATAGCCGACCTCAAACAAAGGGTAAGCCTTTGGCACCCTTATCACAAGGCTATCAAAAACCTCTTCCTTTTTGATAAGACCGAGAGCATCGAGGTGTCTGACTGTAAGGTCTGTTAGCTCATTATCTTTTAAACTCCATACACTGTCATTTTTAAAGCAGAAAAATTCTATTACAAGAAGTGTCTTGTCTTCGGGTGCCATATAGGGGCTCCAGTTTTTCGGCTCATGGAGCCTTCCAAATGGAATCTTAGCCTCAGGTATATATATCCATGTCTGGTCAGTAACCCTTTGCCTGTTTACCATGACTGCCACTATCACGAGGTCCCTGTAATTAAGGCTCGATGCCGAATGAAGGACATCAGAGGGAGGCTCGGGATGTAATATCTTCACAAGACTGCTAAGGGGAATCGAGGATATAAACCTTTCTCCATCGACTGTGTAAGTTCGGTCACAGTTTTTTGCCTCCATGCTTACTATTTTAAAATCTTTATGTATTAATCTTCTGACAGTGGTTTCGGTATGAACAGGGTTGTTTTTCGTTATCTCTTCTTTGAGTCTTTCCGAAATCCTTCCAATTCCAAGACAAGGATAAAGGAATCTGTCTGCAAGTGTTGGTATCTTCTTACCACTGAATTTAAAGAAAGCGTTTTTAATTGCCGCTCCTAATGAGAGCCCCTGAATTCTTTTAGCCACCCAGTCCTGACTTATCATTCGACAGTCTATGCCCCAGACCTTTTCGCTATATTCCTTGAAATAGAGATTAAACATGGTTTTTCCGAAATTACTTATAACCCAATCTTCGAGCGAGATACAGTTGGGTTTATTTATCAGGGCAGTGAGTTTCTCTTTGCCGTAATCGAGGATTATCTTTGTTGTTACGGACAGACCTAAACCTGAAATACTATTCAGGGGCTTAAGGGGATAGTCAAAATAGTTTTCTCTAAGGTATATCTTGCTTTTCCTTGAAACGGAAAGCAACTCATCCTTCATGAGGTCTTTGACAAAGGTTTCTATTTTTTTATTTTTTGTAAAGAACCTGTGTCCTCCAAGGTCAAAACGGAAATCTCCACTAACGATTGTCCTTGAAAGCCCTCCGACAGATGAATCTGCCTCAAAGACCAAGACCCTTTTTCCTGCCTTTGTTAGGGCATATCCAGCGGAAAGTCCTGCAAGCCCTCCGCCTAAAACAATGGTAGTTTCCAAATACTTCCTCCCCAAAACCTTTTAGGGTCAATAGCCCTTTTCAGAGCCATTGACCCTAAAAACCTGCTACCTCCTAAGAAGTCAACCCCTGAATTATCTAACAACCAGCACAGGGACTTCAGAATTGTTTACAACCTCTCTACTTACACTACCCATAAAGCGATGAGTAACTCTTTTTCCTCTTGAGCCAATTATTATCATGTCAACATCTTCTTTTTTAGCGGTCTTCAGGATTTCCTCGGCAGGATGCCCTGTTTTGATAACAGGCTTTATGTTAGAGACACCGTTTCTCTCGAGGGTCTTCGTGTAAACATCCAATATCCTGTCTGCCTTTTCATCCAGTTTGTTTTTATACTCCGTGCCTTCCAGCACATCTTTTAAGGTTTCCATCTCTGCAGCACCGAGCATCTCATCTATCAGGGACCTGCCCTCGAATTTCTCCACATACAAAAGTAAAACAGTCTCTGGATTCATGCACTTACAGAGCTTACTCCCAGCAGAAACCGCAGATTTTGAGCCCTTGGTGTCATCCACTGCAATTAATATCTTTTTCATATTTCACCTTCTCCTTAAAGGGTCACACTGACCCTCAACGATAACTCAGGGGTCAATGACCTCGATATAAGGCTTATTTTCCGTATCCACCTGCTGCTCCGCCTCCTCCATATCCACCTGCTGCTCCGCCTCCTCCATATCCACCTGCTGCTCCGCCTCCTCCATATCCACCTGCTGCTCCGCCTCCTCCGTATCCACCTGCTGCTCCGCCTCCTCCGTATCCACCTGCTGCTCCTTCAACGCCTGCTGGTTTCTCGGTGTGTCCTGTCTGACTATAAATAGTCAGCACCCCTAAGATTCCCACAATGGCGATGATAATTACTACCAGAGGTGTTTTCATATTAGCCTCCTCCTAAAATTGTTAACTACCTTATCCCTTTTTGATTTTATAATAGAATTTTCCGCCTTCCTGCCTTTTGTCAACAACCTCATTGCCGACCTGCTCGCACATTTGCGTTATTGTTTCAGCAGATGAGGGATTGTCGAATATCACCTCAACAACCTCGCCTTCTTTCATTTTCTCGAGGGATTTTTTCGTGTAAATCTGAGGGTGTGGACAAACAAAGCCACAGACATCCAGCATATAAGTTCCCTCACCTGTTTTTTCGAATTTCACTGCCATAGCAAAATCCTCCTTTTTATTTTTATATTCAGAAAGCCTCCATCTCTTTAGCCATCTTTTTTTCAGTCCACCAGTTAAAGAACTTCACTCCAATGAATGCGCCTCCAACCATGCCTGCACCATAAAGCCATCCACTTGGGTCTCCGCCTGCAACCCTTATAAAGAATGCTCCGATATTACAGCCCAGAGCAGGTCTTGAGCCCATGCCCATCAACATTCCACCAAGAAAACCCCAAACCCATAGCTCGCCCTTAGGCAGTTTAAACTTGAATTCGTTGTTTAGCCGTGCCATTACCATTGCGCCAAATATAATGCCCAAGGACATCCAGAGTGCTGGGTTACGCCATAGCTCGGGAAGTCCGTTGTTTATCCCGAAAAACACATTGTCCCTCATGTTCCAGCCCAATTTATGGAGAAACCATGCCCCAAACTGTGCCTCCTGAGAAGTTATATACCAGTAGCCAGGGTCAAAGACAGTGCCTTTTATCGAGACATCCGCAGTATGTCCCATTCTTGTAAGAAGCTCTCCAAAATTCTGGACACCGAATTTCAACTGCATTCCCTTCATAACAAATATATGGAGCCCTGCAACAATACCAACAAGGATTCCCATAATGGTCGTTCTCTTCGATGCAGTTATCATATTCCAGATTCCAGAAAGCTCAGCACCAAACCCGGTTGTTCCGCCTTTCTCCTTAGCCCTTTTCTTCATAAAGCCCTTCCTTGAATAGACCGCATAGATTACGATAAGCAGAATCGCCGCAGGAATAAGGGCATTCAGAAGGGAATCTCCGATATAGTATTTTAGGGCACCTGGAAATGCATCGGATATTACTTTTGTATGGGATAATTGAACAGTAGGCTGGTCCCACACATAGCCTGTAAGGTATTTGTCAAATGACGAGGTTACCTTATCAACAGGAAGCCCTTTTGCCATAGATGAATCGAGCCACTTCTGTGGGATAAGGAAATCGAACCAATTGACATCCACGAATATTGCCTGGCCGAATGATAGTCCGGCAACTGCAACGAGAAGCGATGTGCCATTGCCCTCGCCAATTTTATAAAGAGACCCAGATGCGCACCCACCGGCTAAAACCATTCCAACACCAAATGTCAGCCCTGCTATGAGTGTGTGAATCCCGAATGGAGCTGGATGAAATGTGCTCATGTTGGTTGTAGAAAGAGTCGCCTGAATAAGGCTGAAAAACACAAGTGCAACCATGATTCCAACTGCCATTCTCGGAACCCCTGCCGCAAACAAATCCCTCGAGGCAGAGGCAAAGCAAAATCGTCCATACTGAAGCATCATGCCATAAGCAAATCCAAACCACATGTAGGCAACAAGATACATGTAGAAGACATTTGCTTTGTAATAGAGAACGCTGATGAGGACTAAAATGGCTGTGATTATGAAAGCCCAAACAACATTCTTTTTCTCAGCACTGTTATTTGCTCCCACTTTCTTTTCCTCCTCCTTGATTTATTGATTCAAACCATTAAGGTTCTCTGATATTTTGTGAAAGGAATGATTTTTTATAGAAATAACGCAGTTCTTTCCTCCCTTCTTTCTAATAATGGTAAAAATACAAGCGCCGTTATGATTTTAACTACCTCCCCATCCTCTAAAGACATTAATATAAAAGCAAAAAAGCAATCGAAATGTCAAGCCCCCTGCCCTGTCCAGATAGTGTGTTTGATATTAATGATAAACCACAGACATCACAGTATCGATCTCTTCTTTTTCTACGGCACCGATAGTGTTTTTAATCAGTCACCGAGGCTATAGAGTCTTCTATGATATTAAGCATTTCTCTCAGGTTCTCAAGGCTTATGCTAAGAGGTGGCATGATGACAATAACATTTCCCAAAGGCCTTATGAGCACACCTTTTTCCCTTGAACTCCATGCAACCTTCCATCCGATTTTTTCTTCGATGGCATAAGGCTCTTTTGTCCCTTTATCCTTAACAAGCTCTACGCCTGCCATCAGACCCTTTCCCCTTGCATCTCCCACATGCTTAAACAATGAGATGCTTTTAAGCCATCCTTCAAGCACTTCTATCTTGGGCTTGAGGTTTTTTATTGTCTTTTCTTTTTCAAAAACCTCAAGGCATGCTAAGGCAACTGCACATGCAATGGGATTACCTGTATATGAATGTCCATGAAAGAATGTCTTAAGCTCCTTATACTCGCCAAGAAAGGCATTGAATATCTTCTCAGTTGCCACAGTAACTGCAAGCGGAAGATATCCACCTGTTATGCCCTTTGAAAGGCATATAATATCAGGGCTGACCCTTTCATTCTCGCATGCAAAGAATTTTCCTGTCCTTCCAAAGCCTGTAGCGACCTCATCTGCAAGCATCAGAACTTTGTATTTTGTGCATAGCTTTTTTACACCCTTTAGATACCCATGTGGTAAGACGATTATACCACCTGCTGACTGAACCATGGGCTCAATAATCAAGCCTGCTATGTTTTTTGAGTGTCTTTTAAGGATTTCCTCCATTGCCTTAAGGCATCTTAACTTACATCCAGGATATGCAAGCTCAAATTCACATCTATAGCAATAAGGAGAAGTCGCCTTAAATGTCTTAAATAAAAGTGGCTTAAATTCCTCGTGGAATATATCTATGCCTCCTACACTCACTGCTCCAAGTGTGTCACCATGGTATGCGTTTTTAAGAGATAGGAAGGAGTGTTTTCCACGAATACCCTTATGCTTCCAGTATTGAAATGCCATCTTCAGTGCCACTTCTATTGCGGTTGAGCCATTATCTGAGTAAAAGACCTTACTCAGTCCTGTGCCCAATCCTGCATCTACAACCCTTATAAGCCTTTCTGCCAGTTTAATTGCAGGCACATTGCTTAGACCTAAAAGGGTAGTGTGAGCTATTTTTTCAACCTGTTCTTTTATGGCATCATTGAGTTCTTTTTTCCTGTGTCCATGGATATTGACCCATAAAGAGGAGACCCCATCAAGATACCATCTGCCATAAATGTCCTTAAGGAAACAGTCCCTTCCTTCGGAGATGATTATAGGGGTTTCGGAAAGCCAGTCTTTCATCTGGGTAAATGGATGCCAGATGTATTTTTTATCTGCCTCTTCTAAGTGTCTGTTGTCTTTTAGGATGCCCATGTTTTTCTAAGTAAGTTTGAGGGATTTTATTAACATACAGGCTGATTAGGGCATCAGCCTGTACGCTATGGCAATTAGCGGAGCAGACTACCTTTAATGGGTTCAAAAACATGCTCAACTTTATATCGGGCGACTTTTCTCCTTTTCATCGCTTCTTTTTCTTTGACAGGCATGTCTTTGTCTATGAAATCAAGCTCTGCACCGTCCACAATAGTATCTGCAATATTCGGATGTTCAATTAACTGCCTTATAAAATCAAATGTCATGCCGATATTTCTTTCTGCATACTCTTTCTTTGTCATTATCTCATCCCCTTCTTAAATTTTTCCTTATACCATTCCCACCTGTCTTTTATGTCCTGCTCAGCATATGTTAAGGCATCGCTAAGGTTCTGTATAGAAATTGGCTGTTTAATTTCTGCTCCTTTTGGGCTTAATATGTCACGATGGAAAAACCCGTGAGAGCAATCATACCTAACAATGGCATACCATTTATCCTTAATCCTTGATTCGTACTGGACAACGACATCTACCACTTTGCCTTTTTCTATATTGATTTTTACCCTTAATCTATCATCTCCGCCCGGGATTAGTTCTTTTGTGAATTCTTTCTTCCCCACAGGATTCCTTATGTTAGTTTGCGTTTTGCTTATTGTTGACTTTGATTATAGCATAACTGCATTCCTGTGGAAACAGGAATCCAGTCCTCTGTCATTGCGATACAGGGGCAATTGCCTGTGACTATGAGGGTAAGGGGGGCTGGAAGAAGGTTGGGAGAGTATTGTGTGGCAATCAGCAAAAGTGCTTGACAAGGAGTATACATATGTGATATTTTCATCCCACATGAGGTTGTAATGGGGGATGGATGTTAAGCATAGCTCTTAAGAGATTGGCTCGGAATTTGCCACTCACTCACTCACTCACTCACTCACTCACTTTTAAGTCTCTATAAGAATTTAGCAGTTGAAAAAAGGCGTCCTGAATTTTTCAGGGCGCCTTTTTTGTTTGAGGTGGAACTATGCTAAGACCTGCACGGGTTATATTTATTAGCATACTTCTTTATCTAATCTGCTTGCTGGGAGTTGCAAATGCAGGACAGACACCCAATTTTTTTGCTAGTCCCAACATACTGGGTGCTTCACTAATCGCTCCGCGTGCTATAGTTGATGACATGAGAGGAAAAAGGCTTAAAGTGGAACTTTCTCCAGCATATTGGTCAACAGGTTTTGATGGTGGAAGTGCGGATGGATATGGAGGCTCTATTGCCCTAAAATATGAATTTAGTCCTCGCTGGGGCGTATCTCTTTTAGGTGGTTACGGCTCTTCAAATGAATTCTCAAGTTCAAAAAGATTTTTCGGCGAGCCGAATGTGCCTGCCTCTACTAAATACAGGCTTGATTATAGCTCAGTTGTGGCGTTTGCACTGACTCATGACTTTTTTTCAAAACCAGGGGGGTTTAGGCTTCCAATTTCAATTGGTGTTGCATCTGGAGGAGGAAAGGTTTCAGGGGAGGAAAAATCCACCGGTTACACTGTAATTATTGACTGTGAAACTCCCCCTGTGCTTAGCTTTTTTGTTGGGCTCACTGCATCATTTAATATAAAAGATCTTCGTTTTATTTCATCACTAATGGTTGTTGGGAGTGGAGATAACGAAATTACATGGAGGCACTCTGATGGAAGAGTTGAGACTAAATCATTTGACCCATCCTTTCCCAGCATAGTTTCTGGCTCTATAAATTATGCACCGTTTAATCTTTCGTACAACTTTCAGCGCAGTGCTAATGTAGAAGACCTTACAATACATTCTCTTACTTGGAGAATACCTCTTACGAATTGAAAAATGGGACTAATATTCATGGACATGCTTTTTGTGCCCTTAAAAGGACAATAGACAATAAAATAGGGGGAATAGGGGCTTGTTCATGCTCCCCAATCCGCTAACTTTTAGAATACCCTGAATAAAATTCCCCTCTCCACCCCCACTGCCCCTTCGGCAGGGCTGTTGCAATATAACCAGCCCCTTTATCTATAAATCCGCACCCCTGGTATTTGCTCAAAGTGCTTATCAAGGGTAAAGATAGCGAGGTTATGTTCAAGGGCAATAGCTGATATAAGGACATCAGAGAAAGGAAGATTTAGTCCCTTTTTCTTTAAAGAGGCAGAAAGCTCACCTGCCTTTTGCCATAGGGGTTTTGACATCTCTACATATTGCAGATTTGACAATGTCTCCAATACCTTGGATTTTTCAGATCCTGATTTTACACCCTGCATGAGCTCAAAAAGGACTATACCACATACCCACACCGAATTCTCTAAGATAAGAGTCTCGAGTTTATCCCCTGTTTTTGACTGTAGCTTAAAAAACTCAATCCAGATACTGGTATCTGCAATTACCCCATCACTTGCTCCGTTCAAGCAATTTCTCCCTGTTTTTCTGGGCTTTCATTTCAAGCATTTCTTCTTTTTCCCAGTTGTAGTCAATCTTCACCTTGCCCCTCATGGCAAGCAATTCCTTAATTTTTTTCTGTCTGATAAATTCCTGCATGGCAGTTGTAATAGCCTTGGTTTTAGACTTTTCGCCTGAAATTTTCTGCACCTCGGACATGAGCTTATCAGGTATGTTTAAGGTAGCACGCATTTTTAGCACCCCCTTTATATGCTTTATTGTATGCATAATGGAGTGCTATGTCAAGCAGTTTTCACAGTCCTCCACACACAGGACATTCCGGGTCTTTGTATGCCCTATAATTTTTGAATTCTACTTTATTTCCATTCCAGACCATGAGCTTTCCTTTAAGATTCTCGCCTATACCTGTAAGGTATTTTATGACCTCAAGTGCCTGAAGCGAGCCTATAACACCGGGTGTTGCGCCAACAACAGGGAATGTCTCTGAAGGCGGTGCTTCAGGGTATATACATTTTAGGCATGGTGTTTCAGGCGGAGATATGAAACTCAGCCTTTCTTCCATTCCCCAGATGCTTCCAAAGACAAGCGGAATGCCTTTTTTTATTCCTACATCATTCAGTACATACCGAGTTGGAAAATTATCCATGCAGTCAACGATAATATCCGCCTCTCCAACAAGGTCGGCAATGTTTTCAGCCACAATCTTATCTGTAAATGCAGTTACATTTATATCAGGGTTTAGCTCTTTAAGTGTTTCCCTTGCGGATATTGCCTTATTTACACCGATGCGGTTGTGGTTGTGTAGAATCTGTCTGTTTAGATTGCTCCAGTCAGGTGCATCATAATCGCATATCCTTATATTGCCAATGCCAGCTACTGCAAGGTATATGGATGTAGGAGAGCCAAGCCCACCTGCACCTGCAATGAATACAGTTGATTTCTTGAGTTTCTTCTGGGTCTCCTCACCCCAGTCCTGCATGAGCATTTGACGGTTATATCGCTTAAGCTCTTCTTTTGAAAACATAAAATCCTTTCTTGTATTTTGATTGACTTTCCCTAAAGCTCTTTTTAGTAAGGGGTTTCCGCTTTTGTTCGCATTTTTCAGTTCACCCTTAACTGCCCTCAATCCCCTATGCGCGGGGTCCAACCGAGACGTTTCTTAACTGCAGCATATACATCTTTCCTGTGCCCTACTTTTAATACCCATACCTCTGTCCCCTCTACCCTGTAGATGACCCTGTATTGCCCAACCCGTAGTTTCCAGAACCCTCTGAGCCCTCTGGACAGGCGTTTTCCATATTTCATAGGCTCTGCTCCAAGCCGGTTCTCCATGGCTGATAAAATAGTCTCTTGTATGTTCTGGTTTAAGGGCTTAAGGTCTTCATAGAGATCAGGGTGAAAAAGTACTGCGAAGCCCATCAGTCCCTTTTTGTCAGCTTTCGTTTAAGTTCGCCGGCTGTTAATGCCCTTTTCCTGTCAAATGTCCTCAGCCTCTCCTCTGCAATCTCTGCCCAGTATTCGTCCTCATGAAGCTCTATGGCTTCTTTCAGAAGGTCCCTTGCTTTTAATGAAAGAGAGACCCCGTCACCACTTGCCATGTTTTTCAGCTCCTCGTAGAGCTTAGGCTCTAAAACTATATTGACCCTCGGGTTGCTTGTGGGCATTTTTCACCTCCTGTCAAAGTGTATCATATATGATGAACTGTTTACAAGCAGGTCGTATGCAATTTTTCGTAGGGATGTGTCTTTCATAAAAATCCATTGATGCCCAGCTTAATCATTTCATTCTTAATCCAGTTTTTGGCGTCTTTTTCGCTTTTTTCAATTGCCATTTCAACGCCTTGCTTGGCGATGTCAAGAAGACGCTTTGATTGTAACCGATTAGAAAACGACACATCTACTTTTTCGGAGATTTCTTTTTGAACTGCCCTATCTTACCCACCCCCTTTTCCCCTGTCACAGAATACCTACTCTCTCAACTGGCCGTTTCCGAGCACGATGAACTTAGTGCATGTAAGCTCTTCAAGACCCATTGGACCTCGGGCATGTATTTTATCGGTAGATATTCCTATCTCAGCTCCAAGGCCAAACTGATAGCCATCATTAAGTCTTGTAGAGGCATTAACAAACACGGCAGAGGAATCCACCTCTTTTAGAAACCTCATTGCCCTTTCGTAATTCATCGTAACTATTGCATCAGAGTGTGCAGAGCCATATTTCGCAATATGTAGTATTGCATCATCCATGCTTTTGACTATCCTTACATTCAGTATGAGGTCAAGATACTCCTTGTAGTAGTCCTCC includes these proteins:
- a CDS encoding universal stress protein, which gives rise to MKKILIAVDDTKGSKSAVSAGSKLCKCMNPETVLLLYVEKFEGRSLIDEMLGAAEMETLKDVLEGTEYKNKLDEKADRILDVYTKTLERNGVSNIKPVIKTGHPAEEILKTAKKEDVDMIIIGSRGKRVTHRFMGSVSREVVNNSEVPVLVVR
- a CDS encoding PIN domain-containing protein; this encodes MNGASDGVIADTSIWIEFFKLQSKTGDKLETLILENSVWVCGIVLFELMQGVKSGSEKSKVLETLSNLQYVEMSKPLWQKAGELSASLKKKGLNLPFSDVLISAIALEHNLAIFTLDKHFEQIPGVRIYR
- a CDS encoding radical SAM protein; the protein is MYSPFRFIPHVFRKKPVHLTFFVTRKCNQKCPFCFYLSRSKEARNPLTFEEIEKISSSFGTLLWVSFSGGEVFLKDNLVDITKVFYKNTLPSILLYPTNGMMPEIIKNKTEEILRHCKKSTVVLKLSLDGLNEKHDLLRGVSGSFQKLMETLGALAPLLSEYPNFELGINTVFCSANEDDMDELISFVMGLEPIKTHTISLIRGNVKDNAYKAVDIEKYLRASMRLEENLKNKKSPIYRFHGSRVKSAQDILQRRLIYRTVTEDSQIIPCYAGRLNVTMTEEGEVFPCEEFDYKIGNIRDSNYDIKTLLKSPEAKKIISDISKNKCHCSHECYMMTNILFNLRKYPELLKEYLQV
- a CDS encoding HesA/MoeB/ThiF family protein; amino-acid sequence: MFSKEELKRYNRQMLMQDWGEETQKKLKKSTVFIAGAGGLGSPTSIYLAVAGIGNIRICDYDAPDWSNLNRQILHNHNRIGVNKAISARETLKELNPDINVTAFTDKIVAENIADLVGEADIIVDCMDNFPTRYVLNDVGIKKGIPLVFGSIWGMEERLSFISPPETPCLKCIYPEAPPSETFPVVGATPGVIGSLQALEVIKYLTGIGENLKGKLMVWNGNKVEFKNYRAYKDPECPVCGGL
- a CDS encoding sulfurtransferase TusA family protein is translated as MAVKFEKTGEGTYMLDVCGFVCPHPQIYTKKSLEKMKEGEVVEVIFDNPSSAETITQMCEQVGNEVVDKRQEGGKFYYKIKKG
- the bioA gene encoding adenosylmethionine--8-amino-7-oxononanoate transaminase; this encodes MGILKDNRHLEEADKKYIWHPFTQMKDWLSETPIIISEGRDCFLKDIYGRWYLDGVSSLWVNIHGHRKKELNDAIKEQVEKIAHTTLLGLSNVPAIKLAERLIRVVDAGLGTGLSKVFYSDNGSTAIEVALKMAFQYWKHKGIRGKHSFLSLKNAYHGDTLGAVSVGGIDIFHEEFKPLLFKTFKATSPYCYRCEFELAYPGCKLRCLKAMEEILKRHSKNIAGLIIEPMVQSAGGIIVLPHGYLKGVKKLCTKYKVLMLADEVATGFGRTGKFFACENERVSPDIICLSKGITGGYLPLAVTVATEKIFNAFLGEYKELKTFFHGHSYTGNPIACAVALACLEVFEKEKTIKNLKPKIEVLEGWLKSISLFKHVGDARGKGLMAGVELVKDKGTKEPYAIEEKIGWKVAWSSREKGVLIRPLGNVIVIMPPLSISLENLREMLNIIEDSIASVTD
- a CDS encoding YeeE/YedE family protein, producing the protein MGANNSAEKKNVVWAFIITAILVLISVLYYKANVFYMYLVAYMWFGFAYGMMLQYGRFCFASASRDLFAAGVPRMAVGIMVALVFFSLIQATLSTTNMSTFHPAPFGIHTLIAGLTFGVGMVLAGGCASGSLYKIGEGNGTSLLVAVAGLSFGQAIFVDVNWFDFLIPQKWLDSSMAKGLPVDKVTSSFDKYLTGYVWDQPTVQLSHTKVISDAFPGALKYYIGDSLLNALIPAAILLIVIYAVYSRKGFMKKRAKEKGGTTGFGAELSGIWNMITASKRTTIMGILVGIVAGLHIFVMKGMQLKFGVQNFGELLTRMGHTADVSIKGTVFDPGYWYITSQEAQFGAWFLHKLGWNMRDNVFFGINNGLPELWRNPALWMSLGIIFGAMVMARLNNEFKFKLPKGELWVWGFLGGMLMGMGSRPALGCNIGAFFIRVAGGDPSGWLYGAGMVGGAFIGVKFFNWWTEKKMAKEMEAF
- a CDS encoding FAD-dependent oxidoreductase — translated: METTIVLGGGLAGLSAGYALTKAGKRVLVFEADSSVGGLSRTIVSGDFRFDLGGHRFFTKNKKIETFVKDLMKDELLSVSRKSKIYLRENYFDYPLKPLNSISGLGLSVTTKIILDYGKEKLTALINKPNCISLEDWVISNFGKTMFNLYFKEYSEKVWGIDCRMISQDWVAKRIQGLSLGAAIKNAFFKFSGKKIPTLADRFLYPCLGIGRISERLKEEITKNNPVHTETTVRRLIHKDFKIVSMEAKNCDRTYTVDGERFISSIPLSSLVKILHPEPPSDVLHSASSLNYRDLVIVAVMVNRQRVTDQTWIYIPEAKIPFGRLHEPKNWSPYMAPEDKTLLVIEFFCFKNDSVWSLKDNELTDLTVRHLDALGLIKKEEVFDSLVIRVPKAYPLFEVGYDMHVKNIISYLDGFKNLHIIGRGGLFRYYNMDHAIESGIEAASL
- a CDS encoding radical SAM protein, with protein sequence MRCALIIPSWRPEEIFSSKTVQSQINYWQPLGTLYVASCLIKEGHEVRFLNGAFRSHEEILKEVEDYKPEFVGLYSTAFGWLKALSTAKDIKKINRNIFIAVGGPYPIAKREQCLSLDIDAVVTGEGELTLVEMLNRLEQGRSLEGVQGIAFKSNTKVQVNPDRPLIGNLDSIPFPKRELLGDTNLYIPPPATYRRRPVAVMITSRGCNRRCIFCFQIDKERNTGIRYRGVGNVMDEIELCLKQGYREIKFLDDTFAGDRGRAMEIAEEIRLRRLDFTWFASLCVNQADKPLLRAFKDAGCWAVLFGAESGIQKNLNAIRKGTTIEQIKQAVSFAKDVGLKVSTPFMFGIPGETFEEGLKTIEFAIKLNPDMANFHAITPFPGSYLYDNLEKYGTLSNDLTDFTYQGAAFVPFTMTKQEIIRLRQIAFKKFYSRPSFILKRLLEMRNMNDLKIAVKAFKSLFHLWKGHGPQPKKRPKPEDIP
- a CDS encoding type II toxin-antitoxin system VapB family antitoxin encodes the protein MRATLNIPDKLMSEVQKISGEKSKTKAITTAMQEFIRQKKIKELLAMRGKVKIDYNWEKEEMLEMKAQKNREKLLERSK